Part of the Natronobacterium gregoryi SP2 genome, GCCGTCGTTGGTGGCGGTGCAGTCGGCGCGACTGCAGCCTACGACCTGGCTCGCGCAGGCGCGGACGTGACGCTGTACGACCGCGACGGAATCGCCAGCGGCGCGAGCGGCCGGGCCGCAGGCGTCTGCTACGATGCCTACGCCGATCCACTGGACGCCGAAATCGCCAGCGACGCGATCGAGCGGTTCCGGACCCTCTCGGGCGACGATACGTTCCCGTTTGTCGAGTGTCCGTACGTCTGGCTCGCCCAGGACGGTGACGAACGCGCAGATGCCATCCGCGATCAGGTCACGAGAATGCAAGAACACGGCGTCGTCGCCCTCGAGATGGACGCCGACGCGCTGGCAGACCGGTTCGACTCGATCCGGACCGACGACGTCGAGGCCGCCGGAATCGCAGGCGCTGCGGGATACACCGACCCGGCCAGGTACACCGCCGCACTCGCCGCCGGGGCAAACGGTGCTGGAGCCGAACTCGAGGCAGAGACTCCCGTCGCGATCCGGACCGACCCACCGCGCGTCGTTCCCGAGGGTGGCGACGAACGAGAGGTCGATGCCGTGCTCGTCACAGCCGGTGCACACACGAAACAAGTGCTCGCGGATGCTGGCGTCGAAATCCCGATGAAGCCTTACCGCGTCCAGGCGCTGGTCGCCGACTGCGACCTCGAGGAGCCGACTTGCTTCGACGCGACCGCGGGTTTCTACGTTCGTCCCCACCCGGACGGAATTCTGGCCGGTGACGGCACCGAACTCCGGGAAGTCGATCCCGACAGGTACGACCGCAAGGCAAACGACGAGTTCGCCGAGGACCTCCTCGAGCGCGTCCAACATCGCCTTCCGGACGTAGACCCGGAACTCGAGCGGGCGTGGGCAGGTCTCTGTACGTCGACGCCGGATGGCGACCCGCTGGTCGGCGAAATCGAGGATGGTGTGTACGTCGCAACCGGATTCCAGGGCCACGGGTTCATGCGTGCGCCGGCAGTCGGCGAGCGGATTGCGATGGAAGTCCTCGGTGGAGACGGGATCGACGCCTTCGATCCGACGCGGTTCGACGGCGGCGAGACGTTCGAGGTGACGGAAGGAATGCAGTTAGGTGACGAGCGAGAGCGATAGAACGGATCGCATCCACACCAGACTCATATGGGTTCTCGTCGGTCAGTGCCGGCACACCCGCGATCCAGGCGGTTGCACCGGGACGTCGGTACGGCACTCCGTCTTAGCCGTCGCTAGCTGGAACGTCCGTCTGTGGTTTTTCTTCGGTCGCGTCGGACGAACCGGTGGCGTCTGGAGACCTGTCTTTCGGGATCTCGACGTTTAGCGTGCCCGTCTCGGTGATCGTCGCCGTACCCGCATCGGGGTCGACGATCGCGTCCGACGGCAACTCGGCTTCCCCACCCAGCGTCATTCCGCGACCGGGAAACCGCATCTCGTAGCGATCGCGAAACTGCCGAAAGCGTTCGATCCGAATCCTGACGTTGCCCTCGAGGTATCGTACCTGAACGTCGTCGGGCTCTGCACCGGGAGCGTCGAAGACGACGAGATACGACGTCTCGTCCTCGAGTATGTCGACGGGAAGAGATCGATGGCTCTGTATTCGGCCGTTCGCGCGCCCGATGCCACGATATAACGTTTTACCAATCGAGTTACGGACATCTTTCAGGCTCATGGTTCGTCACCCGCCAGGAACGGCGTCGTCAGGGTCGCCGTGGAGACAGAGATCGAAGACGACCGCGTGGAGGCGACTGGATCGGTGGCGAGGTCGATAGTGAAACGCTGGCAGTACACGCTGGACATACCGGATAAAAACGTACGAGGGCCACGTTGTTATCGATTGTGATCCATCGCACGAAAATATGTCGCTGCTACAATAAAAGGAGCTACGAGAGGTCGATTCGCTCCAGACACTCTGTGTCACCACAGACGGGACAAGAGAGGTCCGAAACGTCGAACTCGCCGGGAGCGTCGTACGTGTAGTGGTTCTCGAACATGTCGAGAAAACAGTCCTGTGCGGTACACGTGATCTCTGCTGTCGGTGGCATACGGTTTCAAACACCGACCGCCCCGCTAATCAACATTTGGCTCGCGTCTCGCCGCGTTCGAGTACCGCGTGTAGTCACCGTTTTACGGCTCGAAACGCTATCGATCGGTATGACTGACCCCGAACAGCTGTCGGTAACTATCGTCGACGGCTACGTCGACGAACCCGCACACTTCGGGGTGCC contains:
- a CDS encoding Hsp20/alpha crystallin family protein, which codes for MSLKDVRNSIGKTLYRGIGRANGRIQSHRSLPVDILEDETSYLVVFDAPGAEPDDVQVRYLEGNVRIRIERFRQFRDRYEMRFPGRGMTLGGEAELPSDAIVDPDAGTATITETGTLNVEIPKDRSPDATGSSDATEEKPQTDVPASDG
- a CDS encoding NAD(P)/FAD-dependent oxidoreductase, whose translation is MNGDSDPDLAVGADAFTDESVEREVAVVGGGAVGATAAYDLARAGADVTLYDRDGIASGASGRAAGVCYDAYADPLDAEIASDAIERFRTLSGDDTFPFVECPYVWLAQDGDERADAIRDQVTRMQEHGVVALEMDADALADRFDSIRTDDVEAAGIAGAAGYTDPARYTAALAAGANGAGAELEAETPVAIRTDPPRVVPEGGDEREVDAVLVTAGAHTKQVLADAGVEIPMKPYRVQALVADCDLEEPTCFDATAGFYVRPHPDGILAGDGTELREVDPDRYDRKANDEFAEDLLERVQHRLPDVDPELERAWAGLCTSTPDGDPLVGEIEDGVYVATGFQGHGFMRAPAVGERIAMEVLGGDGIDAFDPTRFDGGETFEVTEGMQLGDERER
- a CDS encoding DUF7559 family protein — its product is MPPTAEITCTAQDCFLDMFENHYTYDAPGEFDVSDLSCPVCGDTECLERIDLS